DNA sequence from the Amycolatopsis sp. Hca4 genome:
CGGTGACCGGGTCGTCGAGGTGACCGCGGCCGACGGCACCGTCACGAGGCTGACCGCGCGGCACGCGGTCGTCGTGGCCACCGGCAGCGGCGCACTCGTCCCGGACATCGAAGGCCTCCGCGACGCCAAGCCGTGGACGAGCCGCGAAACCGTGGCCGCGAAGGAGGTTCCGGCCCGGCTCGCCGTCATCGGCGGCGGGGTGGTGGCCTCGGAGATGGCGACGGCGTTCAGCGAGCTGGGCTCGTCGGTGACGATGCTGGCCCGTGACGGCGTGCTGCACCTCAACGAGCTGTTCGTCGGCGAGCACGTGACAGCCTCGTTGCGGGACAAGGGCGTTTCGGTGCGCGTCGGCGCCGAGGCCGGGTCCGTCAAGCGCCACGACGACGGCACGGTGTCCATCACGCTCACCGACGGCGAGCAGATCGAAGCCGACGAACTGCTCGTCGCGATCGGCCGCACGCCGAACACCCAGGACCTCGGCCTGGACACGATCGGCCTGGAGCCGGGTGCCTGGCTCACGGTCGACGACACGTTGCGGGTCAACGACTGGCTGTACGCGGCCGGCGACGTCAACCGGCGGGTTCTCCTGACGCACCAGGGCAAGTACCAGGCCCGCGCGGTCGGGGACGTCATCGTGGCCCGCGCCAAGGGCGAGCCGGTCGACGACGCTCCTTGGGGCCGGCACGCGGCCACCGCCGATGAACGCGCGGTGCCCCAGGTCGTCTTCACCGAGCCGGAAGTCGCGTCCGTCGGCCTCACCGCGGCCAAGGCCGTGGCGGCCGGGCTGAACATCCGCATCGTCGACTACGACCTGGCCGCCACCGCGGGATCCGCCCTGCACGCCGAGGGCTACCGCGGGCAGGCCCGGATGGTCGTCGACGAGGACCGCAAGGTGATCGTCGGCTGCACCCTGGTCGGCCCGGACGTCGCGGAGATGATCCACGCGGCCACCGTCGCGATCGCCGGCGAGGTGCCGATCGACCGGCTCTGGCACGCGGTGCCGGCTTTCCCCACCGTCAGCGAAGTGTGGCTGCGGCTGCTCGAAGCCTACGGCCGCTGACCCACCCGGCCGGTGTCCGTGAGCGCCGACCGGATGGCGCGCTCGACGATGTCCTCGAGGGCTGCCGGGATCGGCCGGTCGGCGCCGAGGTAGCGGCGGACGGCGGCGTACGGCAGGTCGACGACGATCAGCAGGATCTCCGCCGTCGCCCGCCCGGTCGCCGTCCGGAGGCCGGTCACCAGGCCGCGGATCTGCCGGTCCCAGCGCTCCTGGTCGGCCTGGCGCGCGTCCCGCCTCTCCGCGGGCCAGGCGGCGGGTTCGAAGGAGGCGAGGCCGGCCAGCAGCACGCGGGCGTCGGCCGGGTGGTCGCGGCACCAGCTCACGGTCCGGCGCCCGAGTGCGACCGCCGCGGCCACCGGCTCGCCGTCGAAGAGCGGGTACAGCTCGTCGTGGAAGCTCTGCACCGCCCGGTTCCAGACGGCGGCCAGCAGGGCCGCCCGGTTGGGGAACCGGTGGTAGACGGAGCCGCTGGACACCGCGGCTTCCCGGATCACGCCGGCGATGGTGATCGCGTCGGCGCTTCCCGCGGAGAGCAGCCGGGTGGCCGCGTCGAGGATCGCCGACGTGTCGTGGACGAGGCGTGGCATGCGTTGACGATAGCGAACGCGCCTTCTAGAGTGCGCCCTCTAGAGAGTCTCGTCTAAGGAGCGTCATGCAGAGCCTCGTCGTCACCGGTCCGCGCGGCCTCGAGTGGCAGGACCGCCCGGCGCCCGGCCTCACCGCGCCGGGCGACGCGCTGGTGCGCCCGATCGCCTCGTCCGCCTGCGATCTCGACCGGCGGCTGGTGGTGTCGCCGTCGCCGTTCGAGGCGCCGTTCGCCCTCGGCCACGAAGCGGTCGGCGAGATCGTCGACCTCGACGGCGACTCCCCGTTCCGGATCGGGCAGCGGGTGGTCATCCCGTGGCACATCAGCTGCGGCACGTGCGAGAACTGCCGGCGCGAGCTGCCGGGTGCCTGCGCTTCGGTGCCGCGCCTGGCCTCCTACGGCACGAGCGCCGGCGGGCTGTGGGGCGGGCTGTTCGACGAGCTGGTGCGCGTCCCGTGGGCGCGGTACAACCTCACGCCGCTGCCGCCTGCCGTCGATCCGGTGGTGGCCGCCTCGGCCTCCGACAACCTCACCGACGCCTTCCAGGCCGTCCGGCCGGTCCTCGACGCCCGGCCCGGCGCCGAAGTGCTCGTGGTCGGGGGGACGGCCAGCCTCGGGCTGCTGACCGTCCTGAGCGCCGTCGCGCTGGGCGCGGAGAAGGTCACCTACTTCGACGTCGACGAAGCCCGGTGCGCCAAGGCCGCGGCCGCGGGCGCGGCCGTCATCGCGGCCGACGCGTACCCCGATCGGCTCGACGGCTCCTTCGACCTGGTCGTGGACGCCTCGGCGGCGAGCGCCGGCCTCCGGTGCGCCCTGCTCTCCACCCGGCCGGGCGGCACGTGCGTGCTCCGGTCCGTCTACTTCGGAGAACCGCGGCTGCCGTACTTCTCCCTGTACGGCACGGGAATCACCCTCGTCGTCGGACCGCCGCACGCAAGCCCGCACGTCCCCGCCGTCCTCGAGCTCGTCGAAGGCGGCCGCTTGGACCCGTCGCCGATCCTGGCCGGGCCGTTCGGCTACGAGGACGCGGTCGAGGTGCTGCTGGACCCGCCGCCGGGCAAGCCGGTCTTCATCCGTTGATCGACACTGTGTCGATTATTGTCGACGAGGTGTAGAGTCGACGTCATGACGAAGCGGACGTTCCTCATCACCGGCGCGAGCAGCGGCCTCGGGCGCGCCTTCGCCGAAGGCGCGCTGGCCGCAGGCCACACCGTCGTCGGCACCGTGCGCAAAGCCGCCGACCTGGCGGCCTTCGCCGAGCTGGCGCCCGGGCGCGCCCACGCGCGGCAGCTCGACGTGACCGACGACGAGGCGGTCTCCGCCGTGGTCGCCGAGGTCGAGCGCACCGTCGGCCCGATCGACGTGCTCATCGCGAACGCCGGCTACGGGCACGAGGGCGTGTTCGAGGAGTCCCCGATGGCCGAGCTGCGTGCGCAGTTCGACGTCAACGTGTTCGGGGTGGCGGCCACCGTGCACGCCGTGCTGCCGGGGATGCGGAAGCGCCGCTCCGGCCACATCTTCGCGGTGAGCTCGATGGGCGGCCTGATGACCGTGCCCGGGCTGGCGTACTACTGCGGCAGCAAGTACGCGGTGGAGGGCATGCTCGAAACCCTGGCGAAGGAGGTCGCCGGGCTCGGGGTGCGCGTGACCGTCATCGAGCCCGGTTCGTTCCGGACGGACTGGGCGGGCCGCTCGATGGTCCGCAGCGAGCGGACGATCGCGGACTACGACGAGCTGTTCGAGCCGATCCGCGCCGCCCGCCAGGCCGCGAGCGGCCACCAGCTGGGCGATCCCGCCAAGGCCGCCGCGGCGGTGCTCGAGGTGGTCGAGGCCGAGAAGCCGCCGGTGCACCTGGTGCTCGGTTCGGACGCGTTGCGGCTCGTGGCGAGCGGCCGGGCGGCGGTGACCGCCGACATCGAGGCGTGGGCGGAGCTCTCGCGGTCCACGGACTTCCCGGACGGCCACCAGATCGCGACGGCCGGTGCCTGAGCCGGGGCGCCGGCGCGCCGCACCGTCCAAAGGGGACCTCCGCGAGGCGAAGATCCTCGAAGTCCTCGAGGAACTGCTGGCGGGCAAGAGCTTCGACGCGCTGACGACCAACGACATCGCCGAGCGCGCCGGGCTCTCCCGCGCGTCGGTGTACTTCTACTTCAGCTCGAAGCAGGAGGCGCTCGTCGCGCTCTTCGCCAAGACCGTCGAGGCGTTGCACGAGAAGTCCCGCGCGGCGGCCGCCGACCCGGCCGCACCCCGCGACGCGATCGCGACGGCCCTGCGGCGCACCCGCGACCGGTGGCACGAGCACGGCCTGATCATGCGTGTCGCGATCGACCAGTCCTCGGCCATCCCCGAACTGGGCGCGCTGTGGCAGCGGACCGCGGACATCTTCATCGACGCCATCACGACGATCCTGGTCCGTGCCGGAGTCGCGGACGAGGAAGGACCCGCCGGTGCACGGGCCATCGCGGGCGC
Encoded proteins:
- a CDS encoding NAD(P)/FAD-dependent oxidoreductase, coding for MSTYDVVVIGAGPVGENVADRVVQGGLTAAIVERELVGGECSYWACMPTKALLRSGAALRAARQVPGAREAVTGELDVAAVLHRRDEFASHWNDEGQVSWLDSVGVPLLRGHGRIAGDRVVEVTAADGTVTRLTARHAVVVATGSGALVPDIEGLRDAKPWTSRETVAAKEVPARLAVIGGGVVASEMATAFSELGSSVTMLARDGVLHLNELFVGEHVTASLRDKGVSVRVGAEAGSVKRHDDGTVSITLTDGEQIEADELLVAIGRTPNTQDLGLDTIGLEPGAWLTVDDTLRVNDWLYAAGDVNRRVLLTHQGKYQARAVGDVIVARAKGEPVDDAPWGRHAATADERAVPQVVFTEPEVASVGLTAAKAVAAGLNIRIVDYDLAATAGSALHAEGYRGQARMVVDEDRKVIVGCTLVGPDVAEMIHAATVAIAGEVPIDRLWHAVPAFPTVSEVWLRLLEAYGR
- a CDS encoding TetR/AcrR family transcriptional regulator, whose amino-acid sequence is MPRLVHDTSAILDAATRLLSAGSADAITIAGVIREAAVSSGSVYHRFPNRAALLAAVWNRAVQSFHDELYPLFDGEPVAAAVALGRRTVSWCRDHPADARVLLAGLASFEPAAWPAERRDARQADQERWDRQIRGLVTGLRTATGRATAEILLIVVDLPYAAVRRYLGADRPIPAALEDIVERAIRSALTDTGRVGQRP
- a CDS encoding zinc-binding dehydrogenase, which produces MQSLVVTGPRGLEWQDRPAPGLTAPGDALVRPIASSACDLDRRLVVSPSPFEAPFALGHEAVGEIVDLDGDSPFRIGQRVVIPWHISCGTCENCRRELPGACASVPRLASYGTSAGGLWGGLFDELVRVPWARYNLTPLPPAVDPVVAASASDNLTDAFQAVRPVLDARPGAEVLVVGGTASLGLLTVLSAVALGAEKVTYFDVDEARCAKAAAAGAAVIAADAYPDRLDGSFDLVVDASAASAGLRCALLSTRPGGTCVLRSVYFGEPRLPYFSLYGTGITLVVGPPHASPHVPAVLELVEGGRLDPSPILAGPFGYEDAVEVLLDPPPGKPVFIR
- a CDS encoding oxidoreductase, with the translated sequence MTKRTFLITGASSGLGRAFAEGALAAGHTVVGTVRKAADLAAFAELAPGRAHARQLDVTDDEAVSAVVAEVERTVGPIDVLIANAGYGHEGVFEESPMAELRAQFDVNVFGVAATVHAVLPGMRKRRSGHIFAVSSMGGLMTVPGLAYYCGSKYAVEGMLETLAKEVAGLGVRVTVIEPGSFRTDWAGRSMVRSERTIADYDELFEPIRAARQAASGHQLGDPAKAAAAVLEVVEAEKPPVHLVLGSDALRLVASGRAAVTADIEAWAELSRSTDFPDGHQIATAGA
- a CDS encoding TetR/AcrR family transcriptional regulator → MPEPGRRRAAPSKGDLREAKILEVLEELLAGKSFDALTTNDIAERAGLSRASVYFYFSSKQEALVALFAKTVEALHEKSRAAAADPAAPRDAIATALRRTRDRWHEHGLIMRVAIDQSSAIPELGALWQRTADIFIDAITTILVRAGVADEEGPAGARAIAGALCWMIERTFYHASAVSAAALDEAAETCRVVWLRTAGLPS